In one Mastacembelus armatus chromosome 19, fMasArm1.2, whole genome shotgun sequence genomic region, the following are encoded:
- the frmpd2 gene encoding tyrosine-protein phosphatase non-receptor type 13, producing MGTFVTLAEVLEARGSPLDEDEVWCLLLATTEALLDISKKGSGTMCSVLSPGSVLLSASGNLAFKSCVRYEDMASFMAPEVQQGHTASTRTVAEKMVVYSLGMTLYWCVDYHLPQNQPVNLSGQLEGLLLSMCEDMVVRRTDLLTVVETCERHHKVAMLPPAEHLIRQLVEDVYRNSGDHVPMAENGSQLTDRSQMVRNRLHRGSLSNSAWALKKKISRSFSGASYPSDLTGTPSGNRHRECYGSWQQLNRSPCSPHMDHNQKVNSRSLTQFECTINLNDKKVKDMGPEFIRMPDEPLVVLELPASIVSKKGKSPTTQRELSVVMPNGQSILVKCDMKSRGRDVFDMIVAHSNLVEHFYFGLAYIDDNEFFFVDNDTKISKVAPDSWIKVPTATFVLFFRIKFFVKDISLLLHKQTRHQYYLQLRRDLLEGRLSCHEETALYLGALALQTEYGDCMPEMYGRNYYRPDQYVSKSVMEKRALPYIQGQLLRLHMNNAQMLAEESKLEFLKVCQQLPEYGVLFHRVMREKKPSEGEILLGVCAKGVTVYEVKNGCKSSCQNFYWRETTTISSNRCKFVVESQGSRKKCTFITGKSKIAKYLCNLCSAQHKFYNEMNSRQLSHSLVSEESIVHYAAMCCAQSSQLKSFSCSETPQDDSGLTTPQDESLTKLCDDVAARIETRIKQQYQSLNELSSPRSSTGMHSPACSQRSGSEALCGSPAARETPPKLSSSSEREVICVSLKKDPKLGLGIVIVGEDTVGRYDLGIFIVFIVPGGPADKNGCIRPGGRLISLNHVSLEGVTLSEAAEVMQSSPEEVQLIVSQPKGAIFLSSVPLSPNGVRSPVLRNYDSQSTLMTDGRSGDDSLDEIISVMMTPKPSNRLHVPREVRVLSTQDTCSVSPSLNCVRPEVITVELRKITGSMGISISKGANTGVPNGGIYIKSLVPGGAAERDGRVLTGDRLLEVDGINFQGFTYEQAVECLSKTGEVVTLVVQREFMTLPRVSLSADTSSNVSNQSISPATSQLRLNSCSSIGIASQIVTDRPKDYSFVHDDNTQDVILTKSANGLGFSFLMCELDPPTRDFGSLVRIKQLFPGQPAQQSGRIHEGDVLLAINGQSLKELSYPKVIKLFKTSPPEVRLTLCRPDPGILPSIDQFTGT from the exons ATGGGTACATTTGTGACCCTGGCAGAAGTGTTGGAGGCCAGGGGTTCACCACTAGATGAGGATGAGGTCTGGTGTCTGTTGCTCGCCACCACTGAGGCCTTACTAGATATCTCAAAAAAAG GTTCAGGTACCATGTGCAGTGTGCTAAGTCCtggctctgtgctgctgtcagcCAGTGGGAATCTGGCATTCAAGAGCTGTGTCCGATATGAAGACATGGCCTCCTTCATGGCTCCAGAGGTCCAGCAAGGTCACACTGCCTCCACCAGGACTGTAGCTGAAAAG ATGGTTGTGTACTCACTGGGGATGACTCTTTATTGGTGTGTTGATTATCATCTACCTCAAAACCAg CCGGTCAATCTGAGTGGACAGTTGGAGGGTTTGCTGCTGAGCATGTGCGAGGATATGGTGGTGAGGCGGACCGACCTGCTGACGGTGGTAGAGACCTGTGAGCGTCACCACAAGGTCGCGATGCTGCCTCCTGCTGAACACCTCATCAGACAGCTGGTTGAAGATGTCTACAGAAACTCA GGTGATCATGTGCCCATGGCTGAAAATGGATCCCAGCTAACAGACCGCAGTCAAATGGTCAGGAACAGATTACACA GGGGCTCTCTTAGTAACTCAGCATGGGCACTTAAGAAGAAAATTTCTAGATCATTCTCAGGAGCATCTTATCCATCTGATCTCACAGG GACACCCTCGGGAAATCGACACAGAGAGTGTTATGGCAGCTGGCAGCAGCTGAACCGCAGCCCATGTAGTCCACACATGGATCACAATCAAAAAGTCAACTCAAGATCTCTCACACAGTTTGAGTGCACAATAAACCTGAATGACAAGAAAGTAAAG GACATGGGCCCTGAGTTTATTAGAATGCCAGATGAGCCACTGGTTGTTTTAGAGCTGCCTGCATCTATTGTG TCAAAGAAGGGTAAATCTCCAACCACCCAGAGAGAACTGAGTGTGGTGATGCCAAATGGTCAGAGCATCCTGGTCAAGTGTGACATGAAATCCAGAGGGAGAGACGTCTTTGACATGATTGTGGCTCACTCCAACCTGGTGGAACATTTCTACTTTGGACTTGCTTATATTGATG ATAATGAGTTTTTCTTTGTGGACAACGACACCAAGATTTCAAAAGTTGCTCCAGATAGCTGGATTAAAGTGCCTACAGCCACCTTTGTCCTTTTCTTCAGGATCAAATTCTTTGTCAAAgacatttctcttctttt gcACAAACAGACCCGTCACCAGTATTACCTCCAGCTCAGGAGAGACCTTTTGGAGGGCAGACTGTCCTGCCATGAGGAGACTGCTCTGTACCTGGGAGCTCTGGCCCTGCAGACAGAGTATGGAGACTGCATGCCTGAG ATGTATGGTAGGAACTACTACCGGCCTGACCAGTATGTCTCCAAGAGTGTGATGGAGAAACGTGCCTTGCCCTACATTCAGGGACAGCTGCTACGACTtcacatgaataatgctcagaTGCTCGCAGAAGAATCAAAGCTCGAGTTCCTCAAG GTGTGTCAGCAGCTGCCTGAATATGGTGTGTTGTTCCACCGTGTGATGCGTGAGAAAAAGCCTTCAGAGGGAGAAATTCTTCTTGGGGTTTGTGCCAAAGGAGTCACTGTTTATGAGGTTAAAAATGGTTGTAAATCCAGCTGTCAGAATTTCTACTGGAGGGAGACCACAACCATCTCCTCTAAT AGATGTAAATTTGTGGTGGAGAGCCAGGGCAGCAGGAAGAAGTGCACCTTCATCACAGGAAAGTCAAAGATAGCCAAATACCTGTGTAACCTGTGCTCAGCCCAACACAAGTTCTACAATGAGATGAACTCGCGACAGCTCAGTCACAGTCTGGTCTCAG AAGAGAGCATTGTGCACTATGCAGCAATGTGCTGTGCTCAGAGCAGCCAGCTCAAGTCCTTCTCCTGTTCAGAGACACCGCAAGATGACAGCGGTCTAACTACACCTCAGGACGAGTCCCTGACCAAGCTGTGTGATGATGTTGCAGCCAGGATCGAGACCCGCATTAAACAGCAGTACCAGAGTCTCAATGAGCTGAG CAGTCCGCGCAGCAGCACTGGTATGCATTCCCCAGCATGCTCTCAGAGGAGTGGATCTGAAGCCCTGTGTGGTTCTCCAGCAGCCAGAG AAACTCCACCTAAACTGAGCTCATCATCAGAACGAGAAGTCATATGTGTTTCTTTGAAGAAGGACCCAAAGCTTGGCCTGG GTATTGTGATAGTGGGAGAGGACACTGTTGGACGTTATGACTTAGGCATCTTTATTGTCTTCATTGTGCCTGGGGGACCAGCTGATAAAAATGGATGCATCCGACCAG GTGGTCGTCTAATCTCTCTGAACCATGTCAGCCTGGAGGGCGTCACCTTAAGTGAGGCAGCAGAGGTCATGCAGAGCAGCCCCGAGGAGGTGCAGCTCATTGTCTCACAACCCAAAGGTGCtat CTTTTTGTCCAGCG TCCCTCTCAGTCCCAACGGTGTGCGCTCCCCAGTGTTGAGGAATTACGATTCCCAGTCGACGCTGATGACAGACGGGCGATCGGGAGACGACAGCCTGGATGAGATCATCTCGGTCATGATGACGCCAAAGCCCAGCAACAGGCTGCATGTCCCCCGTGAAGTACGAGTCCTCAGCACACAG GACACCTGTTCTGTGTCCCCCTCTCTAAACTGTGTGAGGCCGGAGGTGATCACTGTGGAGCTCAGGAAGATCACAGGAAGTATGGGCATTAGCATCTCT AAGGGTGCCAACACTGGGGTTCCTAATGGAGGAATCTACATCAAGAGCCTTGTTCCTGGAGGGGCTGCTGAGAGAGACGGACGTGTACTTACAG GTGACAGACTGTTGGAGGTGGATGGGATTAATTTTCAGGGCTTCACTTATGAGCAGGCAGTGGAGTGTCTGAGTAAAACTGGAGAG GTGGTAACCTTGGTTGTGCAGAGGGAATTCATGACCCTGCCCAGGGTGTCCCTCAGTGCAGACACCAGCAGCAATGTATCCAACCAGAGCATCAGTCCAGCTACCAGCCAACTGAGACTCAACAGCTGCTCATCCATTGGCATTGCCTCACAAATTGTCACTGACCGGCCCAAAGACTACAGCTTTGTCCATGACG ACAACACTCAGGATGTGATTCTGACCAAGAGTGCCAATGGCCTGGGATTCAGCTTCCTAATGTGTGAGCTGGACCCACCCACCAGGGACTTTGGCAGCCTGGTCCGGATAAAGCAGCTATTCCCTGGCCAGCCAGCTCAGCAGAGTGGGAGGATCCATGAGGGAGACGTCCTGTTGGCCATCAACGGCCAGTCGCTTAAGGAGCTGTCCTATCCA AAGGTGATAAAGTTGTTCAAGACTTCCCCACCTGAGGTTCGACTGACTCTTTGTCGGCCTGAcccag GGATTCTACCCTCCATTGATCAGTTCACTGGCACATGA